In a single window of the Spodoptera frugiperda isolate SF20-4 chromosome 19, AGI-APGP_CSIRO_Sfru_2.0, whole genome shotgun sequence genome:
- the LOC118281187 gene encoding uncharacterized protein LOC118281187 has protein sequence MAPKKCSKNRIVAKIVTGKREPCGFCQREVDDELTYGKLYAIGEIQCHYFCVLLSSCLIQRGKDVDGLFGFLYEDIIKEIQRAKKHKCSYCNRAGANLGCSVSQCKKQFHLPCGRERNAVSMFYGNYKSFCQSHAPKQNITPAIMANAKLRMQRDNRNKKKISNFKDLKGLSICSGDQAPESDTQSVCVICYEAVDGYPTVNTFWPPCCARDAWFHRSCLQRMALSAGMHYLKCPLCNDKDNFYQAVVTQGYYVPDRDAAWELEQNAFSEIYEREVPCSAADCKCPMGRSHDADNGSWCIKLCLLCGSSGVHNACTDNAHVHGACTDSSRVHVCTDCTPAAPDCIEELASCIEAVISQEQQQTSSRSRRGPVMPSRMSLRRTKRNASQNMPSCSSAGITEIKQEVKPEPQTNTSLSRQELNLKPPKIQDTNILETLLNQKPYPGKESPNKMEMDTFEYKYQSPMKMLEESLRVKMKNLGAKNVILDEKTVEGLRMKFRKPKPLREKRKIVNDILNEVFDNLLKEPKQKDPVIQWSSPKKYDTTPEVIEIVDNTPPSVTDKENTKTPIKQENNSEQDTYVTPRKRPDLDLATKPIMDKETHIIRYPTYKSPNKLKTVDILKNSSLEISAQDEMVNIDVIKIENNENEHFIKKLGLKSPEKSEKCAFKFSPYNKEVLESQNIDIDVESFKDQYLNEVGLQRAKKETVKDQDTVKKITKKCRKRKLNDEFVLKVESKKRKKSRKDISIKDKNIKVKIRWRDEELKVQIKDTNKIKKSKKYRQYILECSPENCSSVKPEKEITPLRRKYKKQDKSPDNLIQTSIQKFFKVKSND, from the exons ATGGCTCCGAAGAAATGCAGTAAAAACAGAATTGTGGCTAAGATAGTGACTGGAAAGAGAGAACCGTGTGGCTTTTGCCAGCGTGAAGTGGACGATGAGCTAACTTACGGGAAATTATACGCGATAGGAGAGATACAATGTCACTACTTCTGTGTG cTCCTATCATCCTGCTTAATACAAAGAGGCAAGGATGTAGACGGACTCTTTGGGTTTCTGTACGAAGATATCATCAAGGAAATACAGAGGGCTAAGAAACAT AAATGCTCATACTGCAACCGCGCCGGCGCCAACCTTGGGTGTTCAGTGTCACAGTGCAAGAAACAGTTCCATCTGCCATGCGGCAGGGAACGCAATGCAGTCTCCATGTTCTATGGGAATTACAA atCTTTCTGTCAGTCCCACGCGCCGAAACAGAATATCACGCCGGCTATAATGGCGAATGCCAAGCTGAGGATGCAAAGGGACAATAGAAATAAGAAGAAGATATCTAATTTCAAGGATTTGAAGGGACTGTCTATTTGTAGTGGAGACCAGG ctCCGGAGTCAGACACCCAATCAGTGTGTGTGATATGCTACGAGGCGGTGGATGGATACCCCACCGTGAACACGTTCTGGCCGCCATGCTGCGCTAGAGATGCCTGGTTCCACAGGAGTTGTTTGCAG CGCATGGCACTGAGTGCAGGCATGCACTACTTAAAATGCCCTCTTTGCAACGATAAGGACAACTTCTACCAAGCGGTGGTCACACAAGGATACTACGTTCCTGATAG AGACGCAGCCTGGGAGTTGGAACAGAACGCGTTCTCCGAGATATACGAACGCGAGGTGCCTTGCTCGGCGGCCGACTGCAAATGCCCCATGGGACGGAGCCATGATGCGGATAATGG TTCCTGGTGCATAAAACTATGTCTCCTGTGCGGTAGTAGCGGTGTGCATAATGCTTGCACGGATAACGCCCACGTGCATGGTGCGTGCACAGATAGTAGTCGCGTGCATGTCTGCACAGACTGCACGCCTGCGGCCCCCGACTGCATAGAGGAACTAGCTAGCTGTATTGAAGCAG TAATATCCCAAGAGCAACAGCAGACGTCGTCTCGCTCCCGCCGCGGCCCCGTGATGCCGTCCCGTATGTCGCTACGTCGAACTAAAAGGAATGCGTCTCAAAATAT GCCATCCTGTTCGTCTGCAGGTATTACTGAAATTAAACAAGAAGTCAAACCTGAAC CACAAACAAACACATCGCTATCACGACAAGAGCTAAACCTAAAACCACCGAAGATACAAGACACTAACATACTAGAAACCCTTCTCAATCAAAAACCATACCCAGGAAAGGAATCGCCGAATAAAATGGAAATGGACACGTTTGAATACAAGTACCAATCGCCTATGAAGATGTTGGAAGAATCGTTGCGAGTTAAAATGAAGAATTTGGGCGCGAAGAATGTCATTCTCGATGAGAAAACTGTCGAGGGTCTGAGGATGAAGTTCCGTAAGCCAAAGCCGTTGAGAGAGAAACGGAAGATTGTTAA tgATATCCTGAACGAAGTGTTCGATAATTTGCTGAAAGAACCGAAACAGAAGGATCCTGTCATACAGTGGAGCTCGCCCAAAAAATACGATACTACACCTGAAGTCATTGAAATTGTGGAT AACACACCACCGTCCGTAACAGATAAAGAAAATACGAAAACGCCCATCAAACAAGAAAACAACTCTGAACAGGACACATATGTAACACCAAGGAAACGTCCAGACTTAGATTTGGCAACAAAACCCATTATGGACAAGGAAACTCACATCATAAGATACCCCACATACAAGTCCCCGAATAAACTTAAAACTGTAGACATACTAAAGAATTCAAGCTTAGAAATCTCTGCACAAGACGAAATGGTGAATATTgatgttattaaaatagaaaataatgaaaatgagCATTTCATAAAGAAGCTTGGACTGAAATCTCCTGAGAAAAGTGAGAAATGCGCTTTCAAGTTCAGCCCGTATAATAAAGAAGTGCTAGAAAGCCAGAATATCGATATAGACGTGGAAAGTTTCAAAGATCAGTACCTAAATGAGGTAGGTCTGCAAAGAGCTAAGAAAGAAACTGTAAAAGACCAAGATACAGTcaaaaaaataactaagaaaTGCCGCAAAAGGAAACTTAACGATGAATTCGTGTTAAAAGTCGAGTCTAAGAAACGTAAAAAGTCTCGCAAAGATATATCGATTAAGGATAAGAATATAAAGGTCAAAATTCGTTGGAGAGATGAAGAGTTAAAAGTACAGATTAAAGAcacaaataagattaaaaaatcaaagaaaTATAGACAGTATATCTTAGAATGTTCGCCCGAAAACTGTTCTTCTGTAAAGCCGGAAAAGGAAATCACGCCATTACGTCGGAAATATAAGAAACAAGATAAATCACCGGATAATTTGATTCAAACGTCGATTCAGAAGTTTTTCAAAGTTAAATCTAATGATTGA
- the LOC118281220 gene encoding brain acid soluble protein 1 homolog: MSTLGDSEDIWPLSGNRLDSKYEKCRNITEEIYKRINITFQIKKLESEVRSDLSDNSDQIDSNDLSNETDLFACDKSDSISSSTEAERPTVTCEKYININNNEETKMKKGGAVYKRPRKRFRKRVKKRQSKSARSDSEGSSDEAVPLSRIVEVDSKCINSESPDNVMGVPNIVILTRDLKPKIQQEKKSLKSTPPHAKTVQSQPAQKTKVITASPPQKTEVSPAPQQKVTEVSPASQHKVTDISPAPLQTVTQISPAPQQKMTEISPAPLRQKEEKGAGEWKNCTMCSLSFRGERGLRRHMTMSHILIDEENKSSKPEQRHSTITSG, encoded by the exons ATGTCGACCTTGGGCGATAGTGAAGATATCTGGCCACTTTCCGGCAATCGATTGGATTCCAAATACGAAAAATGCCGTAATATAACAGAGGAGATATATAAAAGGATAAATATTACGtttcaaataaagaaattgGAATCTGAAGTCCGCAGTGATTTATCGGACAACAG TGACCAAATAGACAGCAACGACCTCAGTAATGAAACGGACTTGTTCGCGTGCGACAAGAGTGACTCAATTTCCAGCAGCACGGAGGCTGAGCGGCCGACGGTTACCTGCGAGAAATACATCAATATCAACAATAATGAGGAAACTAAGATGAAGAAAGGAGGCGCTGTTTACAAGAGACCCAGGAAACG ATTCCGTAAAAGAGTAAAGAAGCGCCAGTCGAAGTCGGCTCGGAGTGACTCGGAGGGCTCGAGTGACGAGGCCGTCCCTCTCAGCAGGATTGTGGAGGTGGACAGCAAGTGCATCAACTCGGAGTCCCCCGACAACGTGATGGGAGTGCCCAATATTGTTATATTGACGAGAG ACTTAAAACCAAAAATCCAACAAGAAAAGAAGTCCCTGAAGTCTACGCCTCCACATGCAAAGACAGTGCAGTCTCAACCAGCTCAGAAGACGAAAGTTATTACCGCCTCACCGCCACAGAAGACAGAAGTCAGCCCCGCCCCACAGCAAAAGGTGACAGAAGTAAGCCCCGCCTCCCAGCACAAAGTGACAGATATAAGCCCCGCCCCCTTGCAAACAGTGACACAAATAAGCCCCGCCCCCCAGCAGAAGATGACAGAAATAAGCCCCGCCCCTTTGCGACAGAAGGAAGAGAAAGGAGCGGGTGAATGGAAGAATTGTACAATGTGCAGTCTTTCGTTTAGAGGAGAAAGAGGATTGAG